The nucleotide window TGGATGCAACCTAATAAAGCAGCAGTAAAGGATAAGAGCTGCTGGGTATGTATAGATGTGTCTGTGATCATTTGTGTCTTATACACAAGACCGTTTAACCGTTTGGGTTAAGAAAGCATTCATAAAAATGTACATCTGCCTGTGTCTCACAAAATGGTCGCTGGTAGCCCGTTATAACAGATTTTAAATTCTCcagaatcattttatttttgttactttttaaatttagttttcttaatcttcctatttttcagaaaaagtttatctctgtatatttataaacattaacATGTTCCAGGGTGTTTTACTAATACTTGCTGTAGTCACCCATTAAGCAACCCAAGTGAGCTGGAAGAAAATGATGCTATTGGAGTAAGAAGAGCAGCACAGAGGCGGTTAAAGGCCGAACTCGGAATTCCCATGGAAGAGGTAACCCACCATACCAGCTGAAATGTATTTAGAAtacattaaaacaattttagtAAAACTTTAAATTCAAGTGTAGCTCTCTGCTTTGTATCACTTGGTTATTTTCAGGCCCCAAAAAAGCCcattaaataagttaaattttGACTTCATAATACTTGTAGATATTTAACTCTACCACAATGGGTTGATCTATTAACCGGTATGTAGACTGTTTTATAATTGAccaaagatgaatattttcttGTAAACTACAGACCGGATTGGGTGAATTGAAATTATCCTCTTGTTCCTGGAATTGTCCCCTTTCAATAAGAcctgaataaataaaagtatctCTCTTATCTAGTtaaaatgggaattttttttcctgctataaATTAAGATGCGAGGGGGAATGTCACACTTCTAGTTTGCGTGACTCTCCTATTTTCTTTAATACACATTTTTCAATAAATCTTCTATTTTTGGTCCTTTGGGAAAAATTTCAGACTTGAAACTATTTAATACTATTTCAAGTATACATgttttcctgggttgggaagatcccctggagaagggataggctacacactccagtattcttgggcttccctggtcgctcagctcttaaagaatctgcttgcaatgagggagacctgggttcaatctctgggttgagaagatcccttggagaagggaacagctaaccactccagtattctgatctggagaattcagtggattgtatagtagtccatggggtcgcaaagagttggacaggactgagagactttcactttcacagtatatATACTTTATGTATTCCGTGTAGTAATAGGAAATTGATGTTTCAAAAATTATCATTCTAAAACTAGTTCTGTGTTCAAGGTATTACTGAAATGTAGTAGGTtgatttagattatttttttgttgatgttttggaggtttttcttttttttttaccctagGTTCCTCCAGAGGAAATTAATTATCTAACACGAATTCACTACAAGGCTCAATCTGATAGTATCTGGGGAGAACATGAAATTGACTACATTTTGTTGGTAAAGAAGAATGTGACCTTGAATCCAGACCCCAATGAGATTAAAAGCTATTGCTACGTAACAAAGGAAGAATTAGAAGAACTTATAGGAAAGGCGGCCCATGGTGAAATTAAGATAACCCCATGGTTTCAAATTATTGCAGATACTTTTCTCTTTAAGTGGTGGGATAACTTAAATCGTTTGAATCTGTTTGttgaccatgagaaaatacacaGGATGTAAAAGTGGAGATGAATGGTTACTAAAGTACTGAAGAATTTCTATAGTCAGTAAActtaaaatgaactttaaaaaaatctgg belongs to Bos indicus isolate NIAB-ARS_2022 breed Sahiwal x Tharparkar chromosome 13, NIAB-ARS_B.indTharparkar_mat_pri_1.0, whole genome shotgun sequence and includes:
- the IDI1 gene encoding isopentenyl-diphosphate Delta-isomerase 1; translated protein: MWRALAPARAIGRAASGGGARIGGGARALGRSLKDTPPAVQPTVDGSCLRFPGRRGGWAAMPEVSTDDLDERQVQLMAEMCILVDENDRRIGAETKKNCHLNENIERGLLHRAFSVFLFNTENKLLLQQRSDAKITFPGCFTNTCCSHPLSNPSELEENDAIGVRRAAQRRLKAELGIPMEEVPPEEINYLTRIHYKAQSDSIWGEHEIDYILLVKKNVTLNPDPNEIKSYCYVTKEELEELIGKAAHGEIKITPWFQIIADTFLFKWWDNLNRLNLFVDHEKIHRM